Genomic window (Bacillus pumilus):
CGCAAATTCAGTGACAACAAAAAATGCTGTCGCAGCAATGAGTAAAATGACTAAAAATACGTTTAAAATATACAAAAAAAACCCTTACCTAACAATGGTAAGGGCTCACCTCCTCTGGCATCAATTAATCATTACGGCCATTTAGGAAGATCATTACAAAACGGAGCAATTCAAATAAGGAGACAAGGGCCGCTGCGACGTACGTAAGAGCTGCAGCATTTAACACCTTGTTCACGCCTCTTTCTTCACTGCTTCTAATGATTCCTTCTGAAACAATGATATCTTTTGCACGAGAACTTGCATTAAACTCGACAGGCAATGTCACAAGCTGAAAGAACACAGCCGCTGAGAACAAAATGATCCCAAGCCCGATTAAGTTAAGGCTGCCGAGCAAGATTCCACCAAGGAAAAGAAGCGGGGCAACACCAGATGCAAAGTTCACGACAGGAAAGATTTTATGTCTCAACACAAGCGCACCATAGGATTCTTGATGCTGCAAGGCATGTCCAACCTCGTGTGATGCAACTGAAATGGCCGATATGGAATGGCCATAGTACACAGGTTCAGATAAGCGAACCACACGCTGCGTCGGGTCGTAATGATCAGTCAAAGTTCCTCTTACCGGTTCAACAGGCACGTCGTATAACCCGTTGCGATCTAAAATATATCGAGCGGTTTCCGCACCTGTTTTCATACTGGCAGCTTCAACCTTTGAATACTTTTCAAAATTATTCTTTACCTTAAATTGTGCCCAAAATGATAATCCCAATGCGGCAAATGTTAAAAAATAAAAAAACAGCATGCTCATCAGCTTCCTTTTATTTTATATATTTATTTACAATTTTAAAGACTTTTATGTAGCGTGTACAGCAAAAAGCACTAGGTCTTTTTGAGGGGAACAACTGCGCCAATGAAAAAGAAGAACACACCTAAGCATGCTGTATAAAAGGTTACCGTTCCGTATAGATCTTGAAAAAAATGAAGCCATGAAAAATCATTCATAAAATGATTGACAGTATTCAAGTCAAACACAAGTAAGATGACAGCCGATGATAAACAGTGCGCACCGATAAAAAGAAGTACGGTCTTTTGAACGAACGACATTCGAATTCCCTCCTTCTTCTCTTTTATTTTAAGATATGGAATCTGTTTTAATACATGACGAAGATGAAAAAATGTTTCCTTAATCGGGCATACTGACATTAGCAGTCTCCTGAAAGGAAGAGTCCAATGAAATCAAACCGAATCTTTATCGCTTGGCTAAGGTGGCCACTGTATCTTCGAATTGCCATCATCATCTGCTTCTTACTGCTCTTTTTTGGACAATTAATCGTCTTGCTGGAACCGAAGCAGTATCATACGATCTTTGATGGGATCTGGTGGGCCCTCATTACAGTCGCGACGGTCGGCTATGGTGATTTTGTTCCGCAAACCATGCCCGGACAAATCGCAGGTATGGCGCTGATTTTGATCGGGGCAAGCTTTGTCACGGCTTATTTTGCAACACTTGCTGCCGCTGTGTTCAGTAAGCAGCACCATTATGTAGAAGGGAAGGTCGCCTTTAAAGGGAAAGGACATCTCATTATCGTCGGTTGGAATGAAAAAA
Coding sequences:
- a CDS encoding zinc metallopeptidase, translating into MFFYFLTFAALGLSFWAQFKVKNNFEKYSKVEAASMKTGAETARYILDRNGLYDVPVEPVRGTLTDHYDPTQRVVRLSEPVYYGHSISAISVASHEVGHALQHQESYGALVLRHKIFPVVNFASGVAPLLFLGGILLGSLNLIGLGIILFSAAVFFQLVTLPVEFNASSRAKDIIVSEGIIRSSEERGVNKVLNAAALTYVAAALVSLFELLRFVMIFLNGRND